The following proteins come from a genomic window of Sphaerisporangium rubeum:
- a CDS encoding TauD/TfdA family dioxygenase: MRLLTPAGRRLSASEAVERLAKSGVLFLDQATVADVRSFLRDWTEPYRHPHENSPGITVIHSTPFRDGENNAGFTSRSLPLHTDRAHVAAQPAIVGCLYTAQARTGGESLLLDGVRVIKAAMERRLLADAGNVVLLAPGHPWLPVITTGRGSALWRIRYRSDALARPHAATVRAKPLLNLLHELPPPDGYAFAGGQGYLIHNLRVLHGRRAFSGDRRAVRVLATVTRSSGYAYLNEGFHLPAGTPATSRTDIARVETPHPADRADGGPA, encoded by the coding sequence ATGAGACTGCTGACACCGGCCGGTCGACGGCTCAGTGCGTCGGAAGCGGTCGAGCGGCTGGCAAAATCCGGTGTTCTATTTCTCGATCAAGCCACGGTCGCCGATGTCAGGTCCTTTTTGCGTGATTGGACCGAGCCGTATCGGCATCCGCACGAGAACAGCCCTGGTATCACCGTCATTCACTCCACGCCTTTCCGTGACGGCGAGAACAACGCGGGATTCACCAGCCGATCATTACCGCTGCACACCGATCGCGCTCATGTCGCGGCGCAACCGGCCATCGTCGGCTGTCTTTACACGGCGCAGGCCCGCACAGGTGGTGAGTCCCTTCTCCTGGACGGCGTGCGCGTCATCAAGGCGGCCATGGAGAGGCGTCTCCTGGCCGACGCGGGGAATGTCGTCCTGCTGGCGCCGGGTCATCCGTGGCTTCCCGTCATCACGACCGGCCGCGGCTCGGCGCTGTGGCGCATCAGGTACCGCAGTGACGCGCTGGCCCGGCCCCACGCCGCGACCGTCCGCGCGAAGCCACTGCTGAACCTGCTGCACGAACTGCCGCCGCCGGACGGTTACGCCTTCGCCGGCGGCCAGGGCTACCTGATCCACAACCTCCGAGTACTGCACGGCCGACGTGCCTTCAGCGGCGACCGCCGCGCGGTACGCGTGCTGGCGACCGTCACCCGGTCATCCGGCTACGCGTACCTGAACGAAGGCTTCCACTTACCCGCCGGCACACCGGCGACATCGAGGACTGACATTGCGCGAGTCGAGACGCCACACCCAGCTGATCGAGCGGATGGAGGCCCTGCCTGA
- a CDS encoding protein phosphatase 2C domain-containing protein — protein MEVLDITESPGSPAKPSEDRAGAAGNLAWVIDGATDFTGEMTLPGGSNVQWLVDVVDRVLRDIGALGEVTDVSEVFGLLGKAVRDELAAVGTDDLRHHPCCSIGLAASDGEAVELGRIGDAVLLAFGRDRLTCEVSTDFFDRREAAAVQRSRSAAQTRDQVVADMFERRLEYIRGVHEESVFSAHPAGVVQVHRRTVPSSQAETVLLCTDGFARAVNEYRLFTDWQSLGLHARRDGLGSVTSLIRRHEARRPAGATGAHFKSADDVAAVLLTTRTGVDHGRS, from the coding sequence GTGGAAGTTCTCGACATCACCGAGAGCCCCGGCTCTCCCGCCAAGCCCAGTGAGGACAGGGCCGGTGCGGCCGGCAACCTCGCGTGGGTCATCGACGGCGCGACCGATTTCACCGGTGAGATGACGCTTCCCGGCGGTTCCAACGTCCAGTGGCTGGTGGACGTCGTCGACCGCGTTCTGCGTGACATCGGCGCGCTCGGCGAGGTCACCGACGTGAGCGAGGTCTTCGGTCTTCTCGGCAAGGCCGTACGCGACGAGTTGGCCGCCGTCGGCACCGACGACCTGCGTCACCATCCCTGCTGCTCGATCGGCCTGGCCGCTTCCGACGGCGAGGCCGTGGAGCTCGGCCGCATCGGTGACGCGGTGCTGCTCGCGTTCGGGCGAGATCGCCTTACCTGTGAGGTCAGCACCGATTTCTTCGACCGGCGTGAGGCCGCGGCGGTCCAGCGGTCGAGGTCGGCCGCGCAGACCCGGGACCAGGTCGTGGCCGACATGTTCGAACGGCGCCTTGAGTACATCAGGGGTGTCCACGAGGAGTCCGTCTTCTCCGCGCACCCCGCCGGCGTCGTTCAGGTCCACCGGCGGACCGTCCCGTCCTCGCAGGCCGAGACCGTCCTGCTGTGTACCGACGGCTTCGCGCGGGCCGTCAACGAGTACCGGCTCTTCACCGACTGGCAGAGCCTCGGCCTGCACGCGCGGCGTGACGGCCTCGGCAGCGTCACGTCCCTGATCCGGCGGCACGAGGCCCGGCGACCGGCCGGCGCGACAGGTGCGCACTTCAAGAGCGCCGACGACGTGGCGGCCGTCCTTTTGACCACGAGAACAGGAGTTGACCATGGACGGTCCTGA
- a CDS encoding NUDIX hydrolase, whose protein sequence is MDGPDRLRSNGMPEYLVERNPGYFEYQLPISVKLVIDMAGKIPLLMNERDEWELPGGKLEVGETPEVCVCREVFEELDLTVSVEDIIDTWVYEITPLRHAFIVTYGTTYTGRRQPCSSNEHKQLGLFDYADIPSLPMPDPYKQSIHTWQQTLKER, encoded by the coding sequence ATGGACGGTCCTGACCGCCTCCGCAGCAACGGCATGCCTGAGTACCTTGTCGAGCGCAACCCCGGCTACTTCGAGTACCAACTGCCGATCTCGGTGAAGCTCGTCATCGACATGGCCGGCAAGATCCCGCTGCTCATGAACGAGCGCGACGAGTGGGAACTCCCCGGCGGCAAGCTGGAGGTCGGCGAGACCCCCGAGGTGTGCGTCTGCCGCGAGGTGTTCGAGGAATTGGACCTCACCGTGTCCGTCGAGGACATCATCGACACCTGGGTCTACGAGATCACCCCACTACGACACGCGTTCATCGTCACCTACGGCACCACCTACACCGGCCGCCGACAGCCATGCAGCAGCAACGAACACAAGCAACTCGGCCTCTTCGACTACGCCGACATCCCGTCCCTCCCCATGCCGGACCCATACAAGCAGTCCATCCACACCTGGCAGCAAACCCTCAAGGAACGCTGA
- a CDS encoding DUF397 domain-containing protein yields MDLNDELRSAAWRKAIKSGPNGGDCLEVAPLSGGRVGLRDTEAPEKAPFVVSASVWDAFIDGAKKGEFDF; encoded by the coding sequence ATGGACCTAAACGACGAGCTGCGGAGTGCGGCGTGGCGCAAAGCGATCAAGAGTGGCCCCAACGGCGGGGACTGTCTTGAGGTGGCCCCGTTGTCGGGGGGACGGGTGGGGCTGCGGGACACCGAGGCTCCGGAGAAGGCGCCGTTCGTGGTGAGTGCGAGTGTGTGGGACGCGTTCATCGACGGTGCGAAGAAGGGGGAGTTCGACTTCTGA
- a CDS encoding helix-turn-helix domain-containing protein: protein MTMMTSHEQKTPKETLDFFGTELRKYRQRANFSQDELAAATRFSRSLLGFIERGQRTPSRDLVERCDQVLEAGGELIRLWVHLSGDVNPLWFRGWLGVEQEAHTLHSWQPLVVPGLLQTEDYARAILRGKAGIREHEVEGYVSARMERQAILARDLPPMLWIVLDEGVLDRPVGGHEVMRHQMERLLAAAMSPRIAIQILPKALGVTTGVLGGFVIAQLPGSPDTVYLESALNGQVTNCPEDVEAIRATYDTIRVQAHPRHVSTELIREAEKLWT, encoded by the coding sequence ATGACGATGATGACGTCTCATGAGCAGAAGACGCCTAAAGAGACTCTCGACTTCTTTGGTACAGAGCTACGTAAGTACCGGCAAAGAGCCAATTTCTCTCAGGACGAGCTGGCTGCTGCCACCCGATTCAGTCGTAGTCTGCTTGGCTTCATCGAGCGAGGTCAGCGGACGCCGAGCCGTGACCTGGTCGAGCGGTGTGACCAGGTGCTGGAGGCCGGCGGAGAGTTGATACGCCTCTGGGTCCATCTGAGCGGGGACGTGAACCCTCTATGGTTCCGTGGCTGGCTCGGTGTCGAGCAAGAGGCACATACGCTCCACTCCTGGCAACCACTCGTGGTTCCGGGACTACTGCAAACCGAGGACTATGCGCGGGCCATCCTTCGGGGCAAAGCTGGCATACGCGAGCATGAGGTTGAAGGATACGTATCTGCGCGAATGGAGCGGCAGGCGATTCTCGCTCGAGACCTGCCACCGATGCTTTGGATTGTTCTGGATGAAGGGGTCCTGGATCGTCCGGTAGGTGGACATGAGGTCATGCGCCATCAAATGGAACGGCTTCTCGCTGCGGCCATGTCTCCTAGGATCGCCATCCAGATACTCCCGAAGGCTCTGGGGGTCACAACGGGGGTTCTTGGTGGCTTCGTCATCGCGCAGCTTCCCGGTAGCCCGGATACTGTGTACCTCGAATCTGCGCTAAACGGCCAAGTCACTAATTGTCCGGAGGATGTCGAGGCTATCCGCGCCACATACGACACAATTCGGGTGCAGGCGCACCCACGTCACGTGTCCACTGAGTTGATCAGAGAGGCGGAGAAACTATGGACCTAA
- a CDS encoding ATP-binding protein: MEPAWSIWYGVGSRRFYAVATWSSPYPLLLAASTAEELRHLMREAERTAPYLLVPRTTTPDAAVDASPVSGPAHTPHLTPHGAPMSETHHDDLRTACWDLTDDPSMIGKIRAMVREVLSTWTLSDLADDVILAVGELLANAVTYGHPPIRLSLWLTNADLCVRVTDHGPGLPRHLDLDIEAVHGRGLTIVRSLVHDTGVIPLPDGHGKTVWCRWHLSPQTVDASENT, encoded by the coding sequence ATGGAACCCGCGTGGTCGATCTGGTACGGCGTCGGTTCGCGGCGCTTCTACGCCGTCGCCACCTGGTCGTCGCCGTACCCCTTGCTCCTCGCGGCGAGCACCGCCGAGGAACTCCGCCACCTGATGCGTGAGGCGGAGCGGACGGCCCCGTACCTCCTTGTCCCCCGCACCACCACCCCGGACGCGGCCGTCGACGCGAGCCCCGTCTCCGGGCCCGCCCACACTCCCCACCTCACGCCGCACGGAGCACCGATGTCCGAGACGCACCACGACGACCTGCGCACGGCCTGCTGGGACCTGACCGACGACCCGTCGATGATCGGCAAGATCCGCGCCATGGTGAGAGAGGTCCTCTCGACCTGGACGCTGTCCGACCTCGCCGACGACGTCATCCTCGCCGTAGGTGAGCTTCTCGCCAACGCCGTCACCTACGGCCATCCGCCGATCCGTCTCTCCCTGTGGCTGACCAACGCCGACCTGTGCGTCCGCGTCACCGACCACGGCCCCGGCCTCCCCCGCCACCTGGACCTCGACATCGAGGCCGTCCACGGCCGCGGCCTCACCATCGTCAGGTCCCTCGTCCACGACACCGGCGTCATCCCACTCCCCGACGGCCACGGGAAGACGGTCTG